TCGATTCTCATTCCAGACAAATAACGTTTGGGCCTCAGGGGCAATTTGGTCCTTTTAGATCAAGTAATTGGAAAAATGAATTATATGAGAATAAAAGAGATAAAATGGTAATGAAATCAATATGACTATGTTATAAGTGGCATGTCAATGTTATAAGTGGCGATTTTACGAAGTCTATGTTTGCGGTGGCAATTTTGCGAAGCCCAACATTTGCGATGGTAAAAATACAAATTTCTCCGCATAAAACGCAGGATGCATTGCATTTCTCGTTTCATGCAACTAGTGTGGTTTTTTTCTTCCGCCCACCTTTAATTCGTGTGCTGCAGATCGGGATTGATCACGGACACTTCGCTTTCTGCAGTTGTTGGCCCGACGACCGGATCCCGCAATGTCTCACACCAATATGCTTATTACGGCCTTACGGCTGTGCTCTGAGCCTACCTGTAACCGGGAAACGGAAACGTTTCAGTGAGGCTGTTCTCGTGAGCGACGAGATGCCCTGATGGCATTGCCTCTCACCGTGCGAGCCGCACCTTAATCACTCACCATCCGCTCACCTTCCCCTTCCAATAGACTCGTGTTTCCTGAAGCTGGTAGAAAATCAACATGGCAAAGTTTGGGTGCACAAAAAAAATCATATTACATGGTGCAGCCGTAGTAGAAACTTCTTTGCATCCAGAGGCCAGTCCAGATTGAAACAAATACACAAGATTTGAGAACATTCATAAACGAGGCTAGGCCAAACATCAACGGCAATGCTGCTTCGCAATGGATGTGAGTGCCTCGTCCACGTACAGTTTTTTCCTATCAGATATACATAAACAGTACGCATGACTAGATCACTAGCTTTAGCACAAGAACACCGACGAAGTCCTTAGATTTGACCGAGATCGTGCTCCAGCATTTGCTTCCACCACAGCAGCGCTTGGCATTGTTTACTCCATATGGCCATATCGCAACTGAAGCCTGAAAAATCTCTGTTTTGTATTCTAATAGGTGATCGAGTAAACTTCCATTGGTAAAACGTTAGATTCTGTTGTCCACCTACCAATCAACCTCGCATACATTGGGTTCGCTCCAACATCTCAGTGTCACTCTCCTAGAAACTATTATGTTTCTTTATCAAGATTAAGAGACCTCAAGCCATTTTATCTACAAGAACAGATAGCAAGCTCACAACGATGGTCATAATATAAGGTGTGGCTCGGTGCTGGGGATTTAATTTGTAGCTTGGTATGGATTAGAGGAATGCATTTATATAGTTGCAGACCACACGCGACAAGCATTTAATTGTTCTCGATGGTGTAGGTAACGCTTCCAAGAGGGCAAAAGGCACATGATCCATTTCGCAAAAAAAGAACGAGTGGCTGTTGTTATGACTCATGTCGCCTATTTGGCTCACAAACGTAATAAAAAAATTAGAGTAGATATAGCATAATATCTAAATACGAACTGAGTGTAGATCAAATGATAAAGGTTTCTTGTGGTGGAATCTActaatttgaattcaagttATCGAATCGACTAGCTATGGATGCTTGTATTTTCCAACGGTAGGCGACGTGTCCATCAACCGCAAGGCGTCTGTGATGACTAGAGATCTACTGGCTCAGTCACTTCAAGGAGCTTATAGTGGTagggttatatacatatattcaTAGGCGTGAATGtgcatgcatatatatatatgtgaatgACTACAGCTGTACCGTGATTCGTAAAAAAATAATATCTAAATATTCAAgtgaagaaaagaagagaaatgAAAAACATCAAAACTAAAAAGGTGACCCCATACTTGTGAGAGACTCTTCATAGTTGACATACTAGAAATTGCCTTAGAAAGCAAAACATCCTACCATCGACAAAGCAAAACATCGGACCATCGATTATGTAGACTCAATCATTGTTGGCAACAATAGTTATTGGGTCTAATTTATTGCTTCCAAATTACCAATATATGTCAGTGAAAAAGACACAAAGTAACCCTAAAAAGTGCATCTAAATTATCCACTTTTATCATTATGAAATAATCAAAAGTAACCCAAAAGTTGCATGTGTATTACTTACCTATTCCATTATTAAAATAATAAACCCCTTAAATATGCATGTAAATTACCTACCTCTGATGTTATAAAAACAACTATGTTCCCTTCATGCGTGCACCGAAATTATCCACTTATTCCATTATTAATACATGTAAAAGAATGTGAAATTATATATGCGTGATGTGTGCCACCATTATAGACTATGTACAAACATGCGTGCAAGGAGCTAGAAGCATTCACGTCAATGTTCCACGATTTAGCAATCATGAAAGGTCCAAGTAGTTTTGCGTTTAGAGACTAGAGAAAAGTGCTCTCTCTTCCTAAAAACTAGCAAGGTGCGCCGCACACGTACCTAGTTTTTTTCCCGAACATTTGGATTTTAGTTTACTTCAAAAGAAATGAATGCAGATAGTTTTACTTAGTTGTATCTTTATAATTGTTTTATTCGAATTTTCCATAAACAGGTGCAACCTTTATTTTCTTGTTAAATTTTGTGGTGTATTTTTAGATAATAATTTAGAAGAAAAATAAATGCTTTATATAGAAACACATTGTTTGGGTATTTGCTGAAAGTAACtaaatatttatatatttaaTTTGATAtgaatatttttttaaaaaagatacTTGCTATGTACAATTTTTCTTGAGTGTTCTAGATACCATGCATGATAAATAAATTATTTCTAGATTTGTAGAAGAAGATTTAGGCACGTGGTTCAATATATATAGCACCAGAAGTATAATATACTTTATTTTCATTATCCTCCAATCACCCATTGATATTACCTCCTAATGCATGCATGCTCTTATATTATCTCAGGTATAGCTATCTCCATTATGCTTCCAAGAATCTTTGCCTGCTATACCACAATAATCAAAGATGTATCATTCATAGTACACACCATTAACTTTCGTTGAACACTACCCGTTGCATTGATCTTGCGTGAACTATTTTGAGGCAACAAATAGTTATACACTTTAACATGCCATACTGCACATATTTTTCATTTTTGGTCCAACCGCAAGATGATGTGACCAAATTAGACTCCTTTATCACGATGCTCGATAGATTCATCCACATGGTTAAAAAAATACTACTGATGGAAGGTTAGATGTTTTTTTATTAATGTGGAAACATGGAGATTCAGATCGAGCAAGACACGTATCGAGACTTAGGAAAGgaaaatatattttttattaGTTGTATTTGATATAGACTTTTTGAATCAGTTTAGAGCATTAGATTTTCATAAATCCAACGGTCTATATTTTTCGCTTTTTATTAATGTGGTAATTTCTAGACCCTCTCGGCGGACGTGGTAATTTCTTTTAACACTTTGTTTAAAATTGATATACAAATTAACAATTAATTTTATGAATTTTAATTCTAGATTTAACTATTTATTAACTATATTTGATATGAAATGTCTCTAAACTTGTAGTCCCTTTTTtctaactcaaatttgatttttttattttatctaTATTTTTTATTTAGCTATTTTTTTTCCTAATTTTCCTCTTAATCACTATAAGAATCAACTACTAATTTTTAATATTTTAATTCTTgcatttatatatttattagtTAAATCCAGTTTGATCAACTACTAATTTTCTAAAAAATTTTAATTTGGATTTAGCTATTTTGCTAATAGTAACTCTTTTCTGTCAAGTGCTAATGCTAATTTTCTTATTTTTACAATCCTAAATTTAGCAATTACTAATcgtattcgatatggactctttAGTTAAGTCCTAagttttcttatttttctaattCTAGGTTTAGCTATTTACTAATCATATTCGGGATGGTTTATTTGGTCATATGCTAATTCTTCTTTATTTTTAAATCTGAAATTAGGTATTTATTAATCGTATATGATATGAACTCTTGAGTTAGTTTAGAGCgttagatcttcataaaatTCAACGGTACAAATCCTTCTCTTTTCTAGATTAATGAGGGAATTTCTAGCCCCTCTCAGCGAACGTGGTGACTTCTTTTAACACTCTCTTattaatataatataatagatATAAGAATTTCTCTAGTTTATCGTAGGGCCAACTATGTAAAAGGTATCGACATCAATTAACCCCATCAAAGAAGCGCAATAATTTAATATAGCAAATTTGTAACTTTTCCCCATGATCATAGTCAAACCTAATATGATTTTACTCAGAACAAACCAGACATGTTTATATTTTTAGGACAGAGCGAGCGAGTTCTGCCAGAAAGGACCATGAACTGTAAAACACCATGTTCCTTTCATGCCATACACGTTCACATCGGGGTCTCTCGATTTGACCACCTTCCGCGACCTGGCATGCAACACTCTGACGGTGTGTCTGATCATATGCGCGCACCTTCTTCTTCGTGCACGTTACATGCAGCCAACCCTGCAGATGCCCTGCCAAGTGCCAATCCACCCACGGTTTCCCAGCCGCGGAAACAACGGGCTCGCGCGACGCCGCTCCCTCCTTTCTATGGGCGCCGTGCCGTCGTCTGCCCTTCTGCTCTTTTCTTCTCCGTGTCGTGCCGCCGCGATGCTCCGTGTGCGCCTTGTTGTTCTCGCCGAAACTGATGCCACTAGCTCAGCGAAAATTATTAAATTAAAAGGTCCGCTTTATTTGCTGTGCTCGTAAATAATTCTTTATGTTTTTTTCCCTAATCATCATCTTTACAGTACATGTATACGGTCGTAAGACGACCTTCTCCGACgcgaaggaaaagaaaatgagagCGATCTCCTCCTTATTAGCTTGCATCCAACGTCATTGCTGTCGTCACTTGATTATTTTCAAACTAGTTCGTGTCGCgtattaattaattaattaattaatttttGGACATCCTAGCTATTTCTGATACTGCGTTAAAAGGAAAGTATTCGCTGAATTTTCCCAGAAGCTTGGAACGGAGCTGTGCTGTGCTGGCACGATATCCATACCATTgtgcatgcatgcacgcgcCCCCTGGTTAAATTTTGCATGGTTTTGACTTACCAATCTATATATTATATATGCGCTAAAAATACTGCAACTATATCAAAGTTGAACTCCAACGAGACCATAAATCCTACGCGTTCCGtttcaaaaaaatatatatatcctACGCGTTCTTATGAACATTCCTAATCGGTTTAGTTTGCAAATAAAGCAGCTTTTTTTCTCGAGAAAGCAAATGAAACAGCTGATCAACGGCCGCACAGCAGCCACGCCTGGCGTGATCAACGGCCGATATGATCCGCCAAGGCGTCGCGGTGGTTGGTTGGTTAGCCTGCGGCGCAGTTTTCGTCGCCGGACTCCTCGAGCTGGCCTGCCAGATTTACGAACTACTCCTACCCCACTACCGCTAGCACAAGCCAACGCAAAGATACGCGGGCCCACTCTGTCAGGGTGTTCCCTCGCTCCTCCTTTTATACGCGGAGGCAGCACGCACCGGCAAGCCGGAGGCACCTTCTCATCTCGCGTCGCGTCCACTCTCCGGTTCCCACCTCGCCCTCTCCGTCATGGACCACCCGGCCAAGATCAagaagccgcagccgcccgccggGGACGCACCGCcaccccggccgccggccgcggcggaggccgcggcgAAGAAGAAGCCGACGACGCTCCTCGACGCGTACGAGGTGGAGTGCATCCGGCGGGAGCTGGAGCGGCTCGTCCTCAAGCACAACCTCCTGAGCACCGGGGGCGGCGgctctgccgcgccgccgccgaacgcgcgcggtcgccgccaccgctgccacgacgaccaccaccaccacctgcaCCGCCAACGCGtgagcagcggcgcaaggagggCGGCGAGCGCCACGCGTGTCagcccgtcgccgtcgccgtcgctgcCGGCTCCTGCGGCGGGGCCCAAGAGGAAGGGCCGCCCCGCGGTGCGGCTGCTGGGGCGGCACGCCGTCGCGATCTGCAGCGGCACCGCGCCCGTGGCCGGCGCTCCCTCCGGCGTCATAGGGCGGCGCGCTGTCGCGATctgcagcggcagcggcggcgccgcgccCGTGGGCAGCGGCAGGAGGCGGCCgccgggcgcgggcgggggcgggggctaCCGGGAGGTGGAGAAGGTGTAGCGCGCCACTAGCCCGCCCACTGCAACATTGCTACTCCGTCCGGCCTGACAGTCACCTAATCTACTAGGGTTACTTTTCGATTCTCGTCGTGCTCGCGCGTGGTTAGTGGAATCTTTtcgagagagaaaaaaaagattCGCCGTGTAAATCTAGGCAACTTTTGTCTCTGATCTTGTTTCCGAATTGTCCAGTTGCATAATTGTGCCTCCGTAGCAGCGGACACTGGAGCAGTGTAAGTGAAGTCTTCCGATCGATGAGAAACTTCTACGTGTTTGGTCTAAAGCATGGAGCCGTGGCAGTATCTTGCTTTGTTTGAATTAAATTGAACTCTGTTTGATCCAGTTTCCTTTTTCTTTGAAATAAATGTTTGATCCAGTTTTCTCGTGGTACGCGCACGGCTATTGGTTCAGGATCATCTCGGGTTGGCGGCCGAGCTGTTTTCTCCACCAGTGCGAGACCATCCTCATGACTAAATGCGCCTTCTTCTCTCTTGGAGATACATACTCGTGTGGCGTCCATGAATACTACGTGTATACGAGCACGAGCGAACGTACCATGTTCTGAACAAAAAACCCCCCGAAATCATGAGATCACGCTCAGGCGCACGAGATGGAAACTGGATTGCCCGTACCGTGTCTGGGGAAAGATCGTGAGGTCGCTCCGGGGCGCACGCCCGGCGAGTTTGAAACTGGCCCTGCGGCCACGGGCTGCGGCAGCGCTAGAAAGAAGAGAGGGCTTGAGTGACACGAGCGGCTGAGGCTGTTCGGAACTTTGCAGTGGTCGCGGGCTGACTATGCTGCGCGCTCGCCATGAACACCGCAGCGGCCGACGCTGACAGAGGAGGGGCCTGGCGTGTCTTCAGTTCACAGTTCAGATGCACTCTTGGATGTATCCGGCCCGCTTTGCAATGGACTCGGTGGGCTGGGCTTTCCCGGCCCAGATTCTCCAAAGCAAGCGGTGCTTGACGGACCGACCAATCACAGTGTGCGCGTGTACGGGCCTGTTTTGCCAAGAAATTAACGGGCTAAACTTCCCCGGCCCAAATGCTCCCAACCAATGTGTCATTGGAGCCCACGCTGCAGGGACAGCAGCCTTCGGAGCATCACAGACGGGCAGGGTCGCAGTCGCAGAGACATCCGAAACAAACTTCAGGCCACCCCACCAGAACACGGAGACCGTTGTGATTAATGGCAGCGGCAGCGGTGGATTATCAAGATATTTCCTTGGCGACCAGCAGGCCTAGTAGTAAAAATGATAGCCCCACAAAAGAGAGACTCGGATCGTCTCCCAGGCAACAACATTCAGCATCAGAGCTCAACATGACAGGAACACTATGGACAGGCCCGGAGCACGTACAGCATTCCTCCTAGTCCTAGCACAACGCCCTACTTGACTGAAACTGTCGGCAGCTACTTAAAATGTTTGTTCTGCTCAGAATTCAGATACTACACAACCTCTGCTTATACTGAGATGCATGGATGCCAAAATATTATACTGAGAGCTCTAATCCTACATGCTTCATTGGATATAGAGGGCGGATTAATTGGATAGTAAGTTCGAGAACATATTGAAACCTGAAATAGTAGAACTGAAAAATATACAAATTGGATAAATCTATAGATAATCTTAGATCAGCACAATCCTGTTCCTGTGTAAGTACTGATAAGATCAAAATTTACTACCTGAATCCTTAATCCTGTGTCCTCGGTATTTTTGGCACTTGGTCTCGCTGGATGTGTTTTCTTGCAGCTCTTCTTGATGATTCTGCCATTGTTAGGTTCTGCAAACATTCATATATAATGCAGATAGATGTAAACACAGTGCTGTCTAA
The genomic region above belongs to Panicum hallii strain FIL2 chromosome 4, PHallii_v3.1, whole genome shotgun sequence and contains:
- the LOC112890822 gene encoding uncharacterized protein LOC112890822 produces the protein MDHPAKIKKPQPPAGDAPPPRPPAAAEAAAKKKPTTLLDAYEVECIRRELERLVLKHNLLSTGGGGSAAPPPNARGRRHRCHDDHHHHLHRQRVSSGARRAASATRVSPSPSPSLPAPAAGPKRKGRPAVRLLGRHAVAICSGTAPVAGAPSGVIGRRAVAICSGRRRPPGAGGGGGYREVEKV